The following DNA comes from Mya arenaria isolate MELC-2E11 chromosome 11, ASM2691426v1.
aATGTCCAATtattaccaaatttggtcagaatgtgtataggAATAAAATCTTGGACAACTTTGTTAGACCAGTCATATTGCATGAGTCACTTGAGAGAAATCCCTTTTTAACAATATAGATTACCTAAAATCGTTCATGTCTGATCAATTACTTTAGATTCATTTTTCCAATCATCACtgaatttggtcagaatgtgtatgggcagaatatcttgGTCAGATTCGATTACCAGGCATGTCACCTCAGTCAgtccagagttatgacccttgaattggcaaaaatCGTTTTAACAGTGACTGCTCTCTAAATTGAACTTAATGTACAATATCTTTTCACCATAATTTGTGTCCTAAAATTGTGACGGGTAAATTTTGGGACAGTTGGAGCtcttgtgaaaaaaaataattctggtaatatgaaaaaaatataattgcgTACATTCTTATAAATGACTGCTCTTATGACTTGCTTGGAGTCTTGTAGGCATATCCTTTTCTTTGGTTGTGTGACCGGGATACAAAACAGTATCTATTgctatatgttaataaataagtgATTTGATATTGGCCCTGTTATTTGTCCGAAGGCAGATGTATTGGCACGAGGCCAAAGGCCGAGAGCCAATACGACTGTCCCGAGCACAAATAACAGGGCCAATGGCAAATCacttatttattgacaattttattaaataacttcatTCACTTAAAGGATTCAAAttttaaacactaaatttatccaaaaaaatattaacgttttaatactgactttaaaataaaatggccGCCGTTTCTGAATTTCCAGCTGCGAATCTTTATCCTTTTTTTGCCCTGTTTAATTAGCCaatcaaattcttaaaataagGGCTTTATAGCTATATCACTTTTCGGCCCCCCGTTCACTAACTGATATAGATATTGGCACTGTTGTAGAGGAGGCCTTTGTATTATTGGGCGAAGCAAATGCTGTGTTTAAGGGCTAataattaatagttatttaataaCATGTGTTAACATCACATCTTCTGTTGTTATTTATGAACAGGTACCTTAGTGTACTACTTCGGGGTTGTACAACACCAACATCATTTAGGAtgagttttaaacaaaacgtaTGATGTGTAGGGGTCTTGAAGTGATAAGCCCGCAGGCTATTTATAAGAATTATGTGGATAGTTATATGTCTGAAGAAACAAATGTGTCATTAATATCACTTAATATGCAGATTTTGTATGCTGAAATGATACCAAGTACAAGATTTTTTCATCCCTGAAAGAATGACTtttcaaatatctttctttttgttaacTTGTTAACTAAATTTGTTTAGGCTAGAATTGTTTATGATTTCAGAAGCACTGCTGTATTTCTCTTCTTGAATTCTAACATTAAAACCTCTACACTCCACAGATTAACCTGGAGAAGTTTCAACAGCCAACGGAGAATGGGGATGTGTCAGATGAGGATGATTATGACGAGACTGTGGTGGAGCGACCAGAGGAGGTTGAGGTTGAGGAAGTGCGGGAAGTCGAGGTGATGCAGGAGGTCGTAGAGACACGAAAGATACCACAGGTCCATGCCATGTACAATTACCGTGGCCAGGGAATAAACATAGACAAGGGAGAGGTAATTGTAATTATGCTGTTATAGCTTTATACACATTGTTTGTCTGGAGTTTAGGAGAAATATGTCCACTTTCTGTCTGACTGTAAAGAATGGAAAGGTTATGCACTTGTTGCATGTAGAAGATTATAAAGTTAATGGTGCTAGGATGAAATACTGATtaccaattttatttaaatgccatGGCATCGTCCAGGGAGGGATGGGTTTCGTTTTTTACAGACAGCTGTTTTTCGCCTTTACAACTTCCGATTCTAAATGTTGCGAAATCAGGGAcctttaaaagcatttaataaTCTGGCTACTTTATCTATTTGTAGAAGAATATGTAGCAATGTGCATTTGTTATCATATagtaaataaaagataataacttgaatgaatattcaaattttgaattgCTACTGTGCTCATTACcattattgttcattttgatTCAAGAAAACGagacacatttatttcataacagttttacaaatttattaaaaataatcatatttgcACTAACAAGGTAGAAAGACAACAGTTAGTAGAGCATTATATAAATGAGGCAACATGTTAAGTCTTTTGTATATAGTGTTCTTATATACATGAAGAAATCCTTCATTCAGCCTTCTTATGGTAATCCATGTTTATGACTTGGCTCAGCACTCTGTACTTCAATGTGTCGGCAAGATACATGACTCTGCATGCTCATAGACCTGAAAGCATTGTCCCGATTGATGTCCTTGTGCTCTTCAAGGCTTTGTTGTTCTTTGATGGTCACTGTCTTGGCTTGCTTGTGTGTTGTGTCGTACATTAATGGTTGTGCCTGTTTCAATTGCTTCATGGCGTCATGCATGACAGTCATGCAGTTGTTTTCTTCATGGATTGTCACCTGGTTTGCATTGCTTATGGTCGTCACACAATGCATGGTCTCAGAAGTAATGTCTGCCATTTTTTCACATCTAAACAGGGATCTAAGAAGCTGCAAATAGGCTTTTCTAAAATCTCTGCGAAAAATTCCATAAATCAATGGATTAATAGCACTGGCCACATAACCTAACAATGAAGCTACTAGATTGATTTCCTTGGGTAGAACAGACATGTCTGAAACACTAACTTTGATGAGTTTTGTCACACTAAATGGTGttgtacatacaaaataagCAGCCACAACTGTGATTAAACTCCAGATGAGCTTAGTCCGGTCAGACACTTTCCTGTTATGTTTTTCCTGCATCTTCTTGTCTGCAAACACTTGGATGCTAACCATTCCTCTCTGCTTCTTAACTTCTTTTAAGATTTTCAAGTAGCACCAAATGAGGACTATTCCTGGTCCAAGAAAGCACAAAAGGAAtgcaatagtgacatatatcaCAGAACTAGGCTTGTACATATGCCACTGTATAGCACAGATGGCCTCCCAGTAGTCATAAGCCACCCAATTCAGGAAAGATGGGGCCATGCCGAATGAAAGACCCTGGATCCACGTATAGATGATGATTGCATTGAGGCGTCGTCGTGTAACACGGAGGCCATAGGAGAGAGGATGCATCACGGCCTGGAAGCGGTCAATACTTATACAGCTCAGGGTGAGCATGGACACAATGATGAGGCAGTAGTTTAGGGCACATATACAGCTGCAGAAAAAACTGCCGAGTGGCCAACCATCATACAGCAGGGAGACCAGGGCACTGGCCATGACGAGCACTGTGTTGCCGAGATCAGTCACACTCAGATTGACAATGAGAAGGTTGGACACCTCTTGTCGTAGACGTCTTTGTAGACAACAGACAGCAATCACTGCTGTGTTCCCAACCAGGCCTGTCACCATAATGACCAAAAGGAAGAAGACTGCTATTGCCGTCTGGTATGTTGAGCGTTTCTGGACATTGTCGTTCCCCAGCTCTGTGGTGTTTACCTCCATTTTCTGCACTGCATCAGTGAACACTAAAAGACAGAGAAGACATTTTCCCAGTTCATTTATTCACTACAGCTGCTACTTCTACTCCCTGTATGGTAGTTAATAAGTTTGATCTCATTTTGTGGCAACAATAATGGTCCTTCTCAATTCTGTCGTGATTACTTTgttatgtgcatatatcacttgctTACTTTGCCTGTATTATTATGTTagacaaccttttattattgattatgctCTAACCTTGTGTATTCCTTAAAAATgtatcttttgaaataaatattgtttaaaccaataatggtccttttttatttagtttatttaaaatattatcactATAAATAACCATGAACTTCACAAAGCTTTTGTTGAATCTGTTTAAGGAAATTAAATTCGAAAAATGCCTTGTGTACtgtaatatttgtgttttttgacacttttatatggcaattaaaaaaacaatagatatttttgataaaatgccAATAACTTTTGTTGAAAAGTACTTTAGATGTTAGGATGAAGCTAATATTACTAACATACGATATACATATCTGTATTTTAATACCACTCTGGATCTCTCTATTATGTTGCATTCATTTTGCGAAAATGAGAAGGAAatctgtgtgttttttcaaaaatgatattgcCACCCTGTCAGAAAACATTGAAACTGtatgtgttcatgtttgtttcattctacaaacaaattaagaatcaagaatgtttttgaaattgacATCATCGTTCCAAGTATTAGTTGAAATAGGAGTGTGATCATACAGCTTTTAGAAAATGTATTAAAAGGACTAATACTCCATTTTGATAACAATACCAATCTTAAAAGAAATACCAATTAGGcaaacttgaaaaacaaaataattcaatcatatatgttgtattttaattattttagtcatctgccaatttttttttttaaataatagaataaataaagttgtatttcgtacatttttttcttttgttttatttcatttgtcatCTATTTACTATAGGACCCTGCCAAAATCAAAATATCCGTGGGGGCAAATCAAAGGTTGCACTTATATGATATGAAATACCCACAGAGGTAAATCTCATCTATTAATGCTGCAATTGTTTCACTCTTAaaacttgtgtttatttttttcatcacaCCCTTTAGCAGTTGttgtaaattaaaatgtgtcattttattcattttatgcaTAAAGGCACCATGGAGGTTTGATACGATTTTCAGCTGACACTGCTTTGTGTTTTATTAgatgtttgaaacaaaaactatCAAAGTAATGGGATTTTTTTCCAATCTTATTTCAGTTAAATTATCAGCACAGGTTTAAGTTATAATCAAAAGAACTTTCCATACGATGacattaaatatcattattataatttgcAGACCATTTATACTAAGCGCACTTGTACTCGTATATAAAATAATGGGTAGATAAATAGAGGattcttataaataatatttcccAGTCATTATCGGTATTTGCTAATTggcatattatacatgttttaccgATGTTTCCATTGTTGCTTTTGCAcatttgtaacaaacaaatttcTTGCCTTTGGCAGGTGACCTTtagcaaataaatattgaacttaACTTGACTTGAATCGGCATGGTCGGTTTgtcaatacacattttaaaacaagaaatatgttaaatcattttttatattcttaaacaaaatgtaaaatccTTCAATTCATTCTCACACAAAATAGTCCAAAATCATGATCCTGTGAAAGTTGCTCaccacaaaaaataaacaatttctcAGTATTAGGTAACCAACATGCATGTCTTACGCATTATAGTTGCAgggaattttgataaaaacatcaGCATTTCCTTGtgtatttattagttttctGTATGTTTTGCTGATAaggaaacaaaatatgaaagcCTAATGTAAATGAGAATGGTTTTCTttcttaacaataaaaacagaaatcaaACAGAAATctacatttgaaaacaactttcttttgaacaaatttaataGTTTATAATGTCTGGTTAGATTTTTTATCAACCTCAGATAAAATATCTTGTAAACATTGTAAATCCCAATTACGTCTCAACTTGATAGCGcttcaaaataatattagcATATTTTCCTAATTGATCATAGATTACAATCAAACACTCTTTTTCAATCtataattgattttaaggtGAAAAGCATAAGAAATGTCTTTGTTAATTGACCTGGAAATGTATATACATGCTGTACCTAATGATCTGTTTTCTGTTTGGAACTAAGAAAGGTAGCAGAAATAGTTGGTAAATATATCATCAGCCGAATAGTTTTTCAGGTTGTCCATAGTTTTTCAGGTTGTCCATAGTTTTTCAGGTTGTCcgtttatttctgaaataaggGCAATGATGTGTCACTTGTGATGCTGGCAATGTTGTTGTCAAAAAAAACTTTCATATTGCTTCTGGAAACTAAGGGACATATAGCAAAAACCATTCAAGTTAATTAGTTGAAATTGTGTATTGTATCATAGAgtggtatatattatataactcAAATGCCATTGTGTCAGATTTGTACTTTTACTGTGATAAAACCACATGAAGAAAGTCATGTCTACAATAAAGTTCCTATGCATGTCGCATTAAAAAAGTTtgtgcattaataaataaagtcaaacaatacaatttacaaCAATTTGCATGTTCTCAAAGGCTTTAAAATTGTACACATAAGTACCAAGTCCATTCACTGTGGCAACATTTCTTCCTGAGTTATAACTTTTAATTATCAGAAAAACACGAGATTGTAGGCAATCTTGTCTTTGACGAATGAcagaaaagtaaaaaataagaGTTCAAAGCAGTATCTGggctttggaaaaaaaatagaattgtatagacttaaaataaattaattcattatattaaaatttctGTTCTAAATGGATGAACTTTTTAAATGACAACATGTTTTTACAAATAAGTAAAGTGTAACAGAAATATAACAACTTACCTGATTATTGTTGTGAGTTCTATTTTTTAGCAGAATTATATCCAGAAATAACCATGCAATACTTATTAAGGTAACAAGACTTATcttgttaaatgaaattaaaaataatgaagcATTCAGACTCTGTCTactaatgttatttattatttacttgtCAGACAATTATTGGAATTATTAAATTCTAtttataaaatggtgttttttgTATTCCAATCTCCTTTGGCTTAATGCGTGATATACCAGTATTGTGTGATAGTCTTCTTTTATAGCataatcaaaaacaacaaactgcCTCCTACTTTGCCTCTATTGGAAATATCTGGTGACTTCTGTGATGTGACAAGGCTATAGCTAGCTATACATCTCCTGTAATGATGTGTTTACTGGGGTTGATATGGTTTGTTTGGGGATTGAGTGTGGATGGGAGGGATATATAAAGGCCCCAATAGTAACTCCCTCGACTAGCACTAATTCGTGATAGTGTCACGGCAACGTCCAGCCAGAATGCAGTCAATAGGCGTATGCAGACATTGATAAACtccatatataattatgaagtcATACTTACCTTTTAGGCTTAGTTTGACCTTTGTTAGATTTTACAAATTTGAAGTAATCAAATGTGATCTTTTAAATGGCTGTAATTTTGATATGTCCATGTCAGTAAACCAATCTCAATGAAGAAGGCTATTTGATGTCTGGAGGGAGTTCTTTGCCTCACTAAAATTGTCCAAAGAAAATGTGCAGAAATAATCATGTGATGTGATTTGTTGTTCCAATTTTTCATTGCTTAAAAGTAATGGTATATTTACCATTCTGCCAGCTGAAAGTTCAAATGTTCACTCTCTATGGCTTAAAATTGGTATAATAACAGGTAACAGGTGAACTTCTTTGAAGACCAGGGTAAAATAAACTAATCTGTTCTCCTAAATAAACAAAAGGAATTTTCAGCATTGCAAAATACTTTCCTTTGAAATACAACACATATTAAAGTATatccatgttgttgttttttaatctcATGAGTATTAGTAACATCCATGTATTTGCCtggaaaaagatatttattctTTGGAAAAATAGACTGAATCTAagttaattgtaaatatttcctTTTCAATAATTCCAGGTAATGCTTCTGGTCCAGAAGACAAACAATGACTGGTGGCAGATCCGGAAATCAAACGGCACGGAGGGCTTTGTTCCGGCTAACTATGTGAAAGACCACGAGCCCAAGGTTGTCCAGAAGATCGTGAAGAAGCCTGTGAAGATTCCAGAGAAGGTGAAGGTGATGAAAACTGTGATGAAGAAGGAGGTGGTCAAGTCAAAGCCCCAGCGCTCAACCAGCGCCCTGCGAAGGGCTCCTTCAGGTAGGCTTTGGATGTGGAAATGGGCAAGATAGAAGGGATTGGGGGTAGGACGAAGAGGACGGGGCAATTAGCTACAGACATTGACCTTTTCCTTTTCTCTGCTGACCTTGGCTTGAGTCTTAGAAGATAACAGTAACAATCCAATAGGTTTTATCCCAAAGTCATCCATGAATTATTAGTTGTACACATTGCAAAGTAAGTGTAAAAGTCAATAAAACAGTGAATGCTGAAATGGTGAAGTTAGGTAGGGTATGAGGCAGGTATTACATAGATTTACATAAGAACTGTGCCATATCTGTGCGGACTAAAAAGCTgtctttaattaaaaacatggtAACGACTGACCttcaatgacaaaaatgaaaaacagatcAAAAGTGAAAGAAGACTTCTCAATTTAGTCTGGAATGAAACGCAATACAAAATACTATTTCATAAGCCTAGCATTATGCAAGTGAGTGCTGTGATTTTACTTGCCCTTTAATGATATTGGGAAACGTGCTTGCCTAGTATAAGtgtcaaatgttttgtttgcagaACTGTCCTTGAGTGGTTATTCACTCTGTATAAATTGCTGACTTTATTGCAAAAGAGATTTCCTGTCTTTTcattaagaaaatgcataaaggACACAATGGAGCTCTGCAAATAGGAACCTTGTAGAATCTTTTAAATTTTGGATTGATTTTAggttttattttgtaagaaaacttcttttttacaatattgcACAATACGGGGTAGGCTTtgaaaaatcaaatgtttaatgaCTACCAGTGAACATACCCTTTGTATCATTTTGATTCTACAAGTAGACTCAGATACAGTTTATTGCactattttgcaatatttgattGCATCATTACTGTTAAAACATGCCTGTTGAAGATAATGTTGCCATTGATAACACGTAACATTTTTCCCTGTTAATGGGGATGGTACCGCAGGGAGATCGGAAGTGCTTTCCTGTTTCTGCTTGTTTCCTCTCTACCTCTCGCTGTTCTCCTAACAGGGCTCTGTGTCTATCAGAGATCTTAGCGGTAAACCTTGCCTTGCTGAAGAGTGCTATTGGACATCCGTTATGTCACAGGCGGAatctataattatgataaatgcTTTAAcgatactattatttaaataagcctgcaaatttacaaattaaatccaAGAGACAAGTTTGATTTTTGATGCAGTGAATATCAACCCTCATTAGttcaacatgtttacaaaaaaacctTTGTAACTTAACGCTATGCTTATCACATACAAAATGTGAAAGACAGGGAAAATGTATAAGACATTAGTAGGAAATTGAAATGTCACATTACCTTTTTCTCAAAGAATAAGTGTACGTGCAGGGATCGAGGAAAAAACTAATATCACTTATGTCtcttattacatttttatgcataaatatgtTGGCTTTGTTTCGCACTGATCAGCTTGTACTTCATTGCCAGTTTGCTAAGAGGATATATCCTGGAATATTATCTTTGAAGTCTTGTTAATTTACTGCTGATTTTATGGATGTTTCCAGGCATGCAAATTAATAACTGAGGGTTTATATGTTTGATTAGCTATAAGAGTATTAATTGTAATTCCATTGTTGTACGGTTAGCCAATGGAAACTTGTTTTACTAGCATGTTTCCTAACCTGTTTTATTAGCTCACCTGGCGGCGAAGGCTCAGCATGAGCTATTGTGGTACGTTGATTGTTTGTCACTGTCCATCCATTCTGCTgttgtcaacattttccttcaaacaacaTCTCCTTCTAAACCACTGGGacaatttcaaacaaacttcacaggaatgttccttgggtgtcCTCTAGATCCCTTCAATAAAAATGGTTCTATGAAGAACATTGGTTACAATGGCAaccaaaaagaaaaactttgaaaatcttattCTCAGAAACCGCTGGcatggtttgaaaaaaaatcacagaaaaTATTGTTAGGTGACCCTCTATCAATTCTTATCCCCGTGTTGATTCCTCTAAAAACATGGCAGTCAGGGCGTTGGGTTACTTTCACTATATGTgatttttctgttgttttttttagttattttagtgTTTTTCAATCATTGAAGATATttcaaacttcatgaacttattaacattatttaccTTCTATTTTATGACAAGGTATAAAACTCTGAATATTGttaaagttatggccctttgtaactttttgaaaataaatatttttcattatattgcGAGTTTCGACAGGTGGCGTCCAACAATTTGCCTGATTAATAACTTTAGAACCCTTTGTTTaatcatgaccaaatttggttAGAATGTGTATGAGCGTAAACCACAGAAGAAATCGCTAACTAGCCAAATCACTGTTGTAACCCAAGGGTTATTGTCCTTAAATTATAGAAGTGTTCAGGGCACCATTCAAGCTTTACAgcggtgagcgatatagggccactTTGACACTCTTGTTTAAGAGTTTAAACCTGTCTTGTAGAAAGGTTACTTCTTAATCCATTTATCCCAGAATGGCTATTAAAGATGGATAGCTATTCAAACTTTGGGCCAGGAAATATGAATAATTCTTTTTTTGGCTAAATTTCTTTGGAGAGAAAATGCCAAAGGTTTCCAGGAATATGTCAAATAGCTCTTTGAAGTCTTTCATTatgatttacaaaatgttaatattgacaACTATGATACATGTAGAGTGCTTCTAGAGCATGTGTATAGAAGAAAGAAGACAACA
Coding sequences within:
- the LOC128209241 gene encoding octopamine receptor beta-2R-like isoform X1 — encoded protein: MFTDAVQKMEVNTTELGNDNVQKRSTYQTAIAVFFLLVIMVTGLVGNTAVIAVCCLQRRLRQEVSNLLIVNLSVTDLGNTVLVMASALVSLLYDGWPLGSFFCSCICALNYCLIIVSMLTLSCISIDRFQAVMHPLSYGLRVTRRRLNAIIIYTWIQGLSFGMAPSFLNWVAYDYWEAICAIQWHMYKPSSVIYVTIAFLLCFLGPGIVLIWCYLKILKEVKKQRGMVSIQVFADKKMQEKHNRKVSDRTKLIWSLITVVAAYFVCTTPFSVTKLIKVSVSDMSVLPKEINLVASLLGYVASAINPLIYGIFRRDFRKAYLQLLRSLFRCEKMADITSETMHCVTTISNANQVTIHEENNCMTVMHDAMKQLKQAQPLMYDTTHKQAKTVTIKEQQSLEEHKDINRDNAFRSMSMQSHVSCRHIEVQSAEPSHKHGLP
- the LOC128209241 gene encoding octopamine receptor beta-2R-like isoform X2, which gives rise to MEVNTTELGNDNVQKRSTYQTAIAVFFLLVIMVTGLVGNTAVIAVCCLQRRLRQEVSNLLIVNLSVTDLGNTVLVMASALVSLLYDGWPLGSFFCSCICALNYCLIIVSMLTLSCISIDRFQAVMHPLSYGLRVTRRRLNAIIIYTWIQGLSFGMAPSFLNWVAYDYWEAICAIQWHMYKPSSVIYVTIAFLLCFLGPGIVLIWCYLKILKEVKKQRGMVSIQVFADKKMQEKHNRKVSDRTKLIWSLITVVAAYFVCTTPFSVTKLIKVSVSDMSVLPKEINLVASLLGYVASAINPLIYGIFRRDFRKAYLQLLRSLFRCEKMADITSETMHCVTTISNANQVTIHEENNCMTVMHDAMKQLKQAQPLMYDTTHKQAKTVTIKEQQSLEEHKDINRDNAFRSMSMQSHVSCRHIEVQSAEPSHKHGLP